From the genome of Rhodothermales bacterium, one region includes:
- a CDS encoding polyprenol monophosphomannose synthase: MPDTAPIAPALPSDAPDAPRVLVVVPTYNEAANVGPLLRQVIALPDGYDVLIVDDGSPDGTADLVREIQNEFPGRVHLIERAGKQGLGTAYLTGFRYARDHGYLFICEMDADFSHNPADLPLLVEAVRSGADVAVGSRYVDGVRVLNWPLSRLILSYGAGIYTRSITRLPVQDVTAGFKCFHHRVLQAIDFDRVSSNGYSFQIEMTYRAWRKGFTVVEVPITFTERTEGQSKMSKAIVREAALKVWELRFRDLFGRL, encoded by the coding sequence TTGCCCGACACCGCCCCCATCGCCCCCGCCCTCCCCAGCGACGCCCCCGACGCGCCGCGCGTGCTCGTCGTCGTCCCGACCTACAACGAGGCGGCGAACGTCGGCCCCCTCCTGCGCCAGGTCATCGCGCTGCCGGACGGCTACGACGTGCTCATCGTCGACGACGGCTCGCCGGACGGGACGGCCGACCTCGTCCGCGAGATCCAAAACGAGTTCCCCGGCCGCGTCCACCTCATCGAGCGTGCAGGGAAGCAAGGGCTCGGGACGGCCTACCTCACCGGCTTCCGCTACGCCCGCGACCACGGCTACCTCTTCATCTGCGAGATGGACGCCGACTTCTCGCACAACCCCGCCGACCTCCCGCTCCTCGTCGAAGCCGTCCGCTCCGGCGCGGATGTCGCGGTGGGCAGCCGCTACGTCGACGGCGTGCGCGTGCTGAACTGGCCGCTCTCGCGGCTGATCCTCTCGTACGGCGCGGGGATCTACACCCGCTCCATCACCCGGCTGCCGGTCCAAGACGTCACGGCTGGCTTCAAGTGCTTCCACCACCGCGTCCTCCAGGCCATCGACTTCGACCGCGTCTCCTCGAACGGCTACTCGTTCCAGATCGAGATGACGTATCGGGCGTGGCGCAAGGGGTTCACCGTCGTCGAAGTGCCCATCACATTCACCGAGCGGACGGAGGGCCAGAGCAAGATGAGCAAGGCCATCGTCCGCGAGGCCGCGCTGAAAGTCTGGGAGCTCCGCTTCCGCGACCTCTTCGGCCGGCTGTGA
- the pdhA gene encoding pyruvate dehydrogenase (acetyl-transferring) E1 component subunit alpha, giving the protein MANETKKAPRKRAAKGKSTPPDTTSDAKKPNGQLPTEPPKGTPDDADFRFYTKGGHTHESLGLSEDDLVGMYRSMMLQRRFEERAAQMYGRQKISGFLHLYIGQEAVSTGTVQALQPADPIITAYRDHGLGLARGMTANECMAELFGKIDGSSRGKGGSMHFFDVEHHFYGGHGIVGGQIPVAVGLGFAAKYKETGNVAVGFFGDGAINQGAFHEAANLASLYDIPVLLCCENNAYGMGTSVERSTAQPELYKKAYAYDMTGAVVNGMDVFEVYYAMSELAKQAREQNRPALVDIRTYRYRGHSMSDPQKYRTKEEMESKKNEDPIIRLKSYIVDQGFSDNEALDGIDEEVKQVVLESVEFAENSPFPPVETMYEDVYVQDDYPFIV; this is encoded by the coding sequence ATGGCGAACGAGACGAAGAAGGCCCCGCGCAAGCGCGCAGCCAAGGGCAAGAGCACCCCTCCCGACACGACCTCCGACGCCAAGAAGCCGAACGGTCAACTCCCCACCGAACCCCCGAAAGGAACGCCCGACGACGCCGACTTCCGGTTCTACACGAAGGGCGGACACACGCACGAGTCCCTCGGGCTCAGCGAGGACGACCTGGTCGGGATGTACCGGAGCATGATGCTCCAGCGCCGCTTCGAGGAGCGCGCCGCGCAGATGTACGGCCGCCAGAAGATCTCCGGCTTCCTCCACCTCTACATCGGGCAGGAGGCCGTCTCGACGGGCACCGTGCAGGCGCTCCAGCCCGCCGACCCGATCATCACCGCCTACCGCGACCACGGCCTCGGCCTGGCGCGCGGCATGACGGCCAACGAGTGCATGGCCGAACTCTTCGGAAAGATCGACGGCTCGTCGCGTGGCAAGGGCGGCTCGATGCACTTCTTCGACGTCGAGCATCACTTCTACGGCGGGCACGGCATCGTCGGCGGGCAGATCCCCGTCGCCGTCGGGCTCGGCTTCGCGGCGAAGTACAAGGAGACGGGGAACGTCGCCGTCGGCTTCTTCGGGGACGGCGCCATCAACCAGGGCGCGTTCCACGAGGCGGCCAACCTCGCCTCGCTCTACGACATCCCCGTGCTGCTCTGCTGCGAGAACAATGCGTACGGCATGGGCACGAGCGTCGAGCGCTCGACGGCGCAGCCCGAGCTCTACAAGAAGGCGTACGCCTACGACATGACCGGCGCCGTCGTCAACGGGATGGACGTGTTCGAGGTCTACTACGCGATGAGCGAGCTCGCGAAGCAGGCGCGCGAGCAGAACCGGCCCGCCCTCGTCGACATCCGCACGTACCGCTACCGCGGCCACTCGATGTCGGACCCGCAGAAGTACCGCACGAAGGAGGAGATGGAGTCGAAGAAGAACGAGGACCCCATCATCCGCCTCAAGTCCTACATCGTCGACCAGGGCTTCAGCGACAACGAGGCGCTCGACGGCATCGACGAGGAGGTGAAGCAGGTCGTGCTGGAGTCGGTCGAGTTCGCCGAGAACAGCCCGTTCCCCCCCGTCGAGACGATGTACGAGGACGTGTACGTGCAGGACGACTACCCATTCATTGTGTAG
- a CDS encoding pyruvate dehydrogenase complex E1 component subunit beta translates to MNRRDMAEIQFREALRAAMVEEMERDEDVFLMGEEVAEYNGAYKVSEGMLDQFGPKRVIDTPISENGFSGLGIGAAMMGLRPIVEFMTWNFTFVAFDQIVSNAAKMRYMSGGQLKVPIVFRGGNGAAGQLAATHNNSTEAFYTNVPGLKVIAPSNPDDAKGLLKAAIRDDDPVLFMESELMFGMKGEVSDDEDYILPIGKARVAREGDDVTFVAHSKSYWLAMEAAEELAKQGYEATVIDPRTLRPFDTETVLESVKKTNRLVIIDECSPYGGIASEVAFRIQQQAFDHLDAPIARVTAKDTPAPYAKNLIEAWMPTVDEAIAAAKKVMYVD, encoded by the coding sequence CTGAATCGTAGAGACATGGCTGAAATTCAATTCAGAGAGGCCCTCCGCGCCGCGATGGTCGAGGAGATGGAGCGGGACGAGGACGTGTTCCTCATGGGCGAGGAGGTGGCCGAGTACAACGGTGCCTACAAGGTTTCCGAGGGCATGCTCGACCAGTTCGGGCCGAAGCGCGTGATCGACACGCCGATCTCGGAGAACGGCTTCTCCGGCCTCGGCATCGGCGCGGCGATGATGGGGCTCCGCCCGATCGTCGAGTTCATGACGTGGAACTTCACGTTCGTCGCCTTCGACCAGATCGTCTCGAACGCGGCGAAGATGCGCTACATGTCGGGCGGCCAGCTCAAGGTGCCCATCGTGTTCCGCGGTGGCAACGGGGCCGCCGGCCAGCTCGCCGCCACGCACAACAACTCGACGGAGGCGTTCTACACGAACGTCCCCGGCCTCAAGGTGATCGCCCCGTCGAACCCCGACGACGCGAAGGGCCTCCTCAAAGCCGCCATCCGCGACGACGACCCCGTGCTCTTCATGGAATCCGAGCTGATGTTCGGGATGAAGGGCGAGGTCTCCGACGACGAGGACTACATCCTCCCGATTGGCAAGGCCCGCGTCGCGCGCGAAGGCGACGACGTGACATTCGTCGCCCACTCGAAGAGCTACTGGCTGGCGATGGAAGCGGCCGAGGAACTCGCGAAGCAGGGCTACGAGGCGACCGTCATCGACCCCCGCACGCTCCGCCCGTTCGACACCGAGACGGTGCTGGAGTCGGTGAAGAAGACGAACCGGCTCGTCATCATCGACGAGTGCAGCCCGTACGGCGGCATCGCTTCCGAGGTCGCCTTCCGCATCCAGCAGCAGGCCTTCGACCACCTCGACGCACCGATCGCGCGCGTGACGGCGAAGGACACGCCGGCCCCGTACGCCAAGAACCTCATCGAAGCCTGGATGCCGACGGTCGACGAAGCGATCGCTGCGGCGAAAAAGGTGATGTACGTGGACTAG